From one Lolium rigidum isolate FL_2022 chromosome 4, APGP_CSIRO_Lrig_0.1, whole genome shotgun sequence genomic stretch:
- the LOC124649704 gene encoding myb-related protein Hv33-like: MGRLSSGGGGAQQPKLRKGLWSPEEDEKLYNHIIRHGVGCWSSVPRLAGLHRCGKSCRLRWINYLRPDLKRGSFSAQEEDHIVALHEILGNRWSQIASHLPGRTDNEIKNFWNSCVKKKLRQQGIDPATHKPIALDTGALPDTTEDEDRKPLVAADCPAVLKQSALFDPFPACADFDAGFGADGLGAANAAALYSQFIGGSGKEDEDAGFGAADYSSVLDVSENLGYGGESSSNSSNWNEVGSVLDAGDALHWAKTEPFADMDKLQQHGGYGGGSLPPCHEQSLANFDFNLEYF; this comes from the exons ATGGGACGTCTgtctagcggcggcggcggtgctcagCAGCCCAAGCTCCGCAAGGGgctgtggtcgccggaggaggacgagaAGCTGTACAACCACATCATCCGGCACGGCGTCGGCTGCTGGAGCTCCGTGCCCAGGCTGGCCGGGCTGCACCGGTGCGGCAAGAGCTGCCGCCTGCGCTGGATCAACTACCTCCGCCCCGACCTCAAGCGCGGCAGCTTCTCGGCGCAGGAGGAGGACCACATCGTCGCGCTCCACGAGATACTAGGCAACAG GTGGTCGCAGATCGCGTCGCATTTGCCGGGGCGGACGGACAACGAGATCAAGAACTTCTGGAACAGCTGCgtcaagaagaagctccggcagcAGGGCATCGACCCCGCCACCCACAAGCCCATCGCCCTCGACACGGGGGCACTGCCGGACACCACCGAAGACGAAGACCGCAAGCCGCTTGTTGCCGCGGACTGCCCAGCAGTTTTGAAGCAGTCGGCGCTGTTCGACCCGTTCCCGGCGTGCGCCGACTTCGACGCCGGGTTCGGAGCCGACGGCCTCGGCGCGGCGAACGCTGCGGCATTGTACAGCCAGTttatcggcggcagcggcaaggAGGACGAAGATGCCGGGTTCGGCGCCGCCGACTACAGCAGCGTGCTGGACGTGTCGGAGAACCTGGGCTACGGCGGGGAGAGCTCAAGCAACAGCAGCAACTGGAACGAGGTGGGCAGCGTGCTGGACGCCGGCGACGCGCTGCACTGGGCCAAGACGGAGCCATTCGCGGACATGGATAAGCTGCAGCAGCACGGCGGGTACGGAGGAGGATCGCTGCCGCCATGCCACGAACAGAGCCTGGCAAATTTCGATTTCAACTTGGAGTACTTCTGA